A portion of the Edaphobacter lichenicola genome contains these proteins:
- a CDS encoding homoserine dehydrogenase: MTTKRKSTSIKKAKVDSVVKVALLGFGTVGSSVARVLAASKFRGVELTHIFNRNPARKRSSDAARLLPASVVWTDDIDVILHSDVDIVVELMGGLNPVEGWLRKALAAGKSVVTANKQLIAYRGTSLAKLAALHDVYLMHGAAVAGGVPVIPGVLQGLGGDQVTKLSGIVNGTCNYILSRMEGGADYATVLADAQQLGYAESDPAADVDGHDARAKLCILSRIAMHAELNPDEVATQTISTIEAIDFSYAKELNCTIRQVSRAELDGKLVHARVAPMLVPLASPMAWSHGTQNMVIVSGRFGGDVVFSGHGAGGEPTAVAVVSDVLAVAQGCKTVQLPVRKREVTGDFMAPHYLRFVVDDKPGIVSAISGALTTVGANIDSILQRRGYPKHRLPFVVTTEPSLTSTIDHALASIARMDCMLERPLCLQMLEPEDKAE; this comes from the coding sequence ATGACGACGAAGCGGAAGAGCACTTCCATCAAGAAGGCAAAGGTAGATTCAGTGGTCAAAGTGGCTCTGCTCGGATTTGGGACCGTGGGCAGTTCCGTGGCTCGAGTTCTTGCCGCATCGAAGTTTCGTGGTGTGGAACTGACGCACATCTTCAATCGCAACCCTGCGAGAAAGCGCAGCTCCGACGCAGCTAGATTGCTGCCAGCGTCGGTTGTGTGGACCGACGACATCGATGTCATTCTGCATTCTGACGTCGATATTGTGGTTGAGTTGATGGGTGGGTTGAATCCCGTGGAGGGCTGGCTGCGAAAGGCTCTTGCTGCGGGGAAGTCGGTTGTGACGGCGAACAAACAGCTGATCGCTTATCGCGGAACGAGTCTTGCGAAACTGGCAGCACTGCACGATGTTTATCTGATGCACGGGGCGGCAGTTGCCGGAGGCGTTCCCGTTATTCCGGGTGTGCTGCAGGGACTCGGCGGTGATCAGGTGACGAAGCTGAGCGGTATTGTGAACGGCACCTGCAACTACATCCTGAGCCGAATGGAAGGGGGCGCCGACTATGCGACCGTGCTGGCGGATGCACAGCAGTTGGGGTATGCGGAGTCTGACCCTGCGGCTGATGTTGATGGGCACGATGCGCGCGCCAAGCTCTGCATCCTCTCTCGGATTGCGATGCACGCGGAGCTCAACCCGGATGAAGTTGCGACACAAACAATTTCGACGATTGAAGCCATTGATTTTTCTTACGCGAAGGAGTTGAACTGTACGATCCGGCAGGTTTCGCGCGCCGAGCTCGACGGCAAGCTGGTGCATGCGCGAGTTGCGCCGATGCTTGTGCCACTTGCTTCGCCGATGGCCTGGTCGCATGGCACGCAGAACATGGTTATTGTCAGCGGCAGGTTCGGGGGCGACGTTGTGTTCTCAGGTCATGGTGCTGGGGGTGAGCCGACTGCGGTCGCCGTTGTCTCCGATGTGCTGGCCGTCGCACAAGGCTGCAAGACCGTGCAGCTGCCGGTAAGGAAACGCGAGGTGACGGGAGACTTCATGGCTCCGCACTACCTGCGTTTTGTTGTCGATGACAAGCCGGGGATTGTTTCGGCTATCTCGGGTGCGCTTACCACGGTTGGTGCGAACATTGATTCGATTCTGCAGCGGCGAGGTTATCCGAAGCACCGTCTACCCTTTGTGGTTACGACGGAGCCCAGCCTGACATCGACGATAGACCATGCGTTGGCCTCCATCGCCCGTATGGATTGCATGCTGGAGCGCCCATTGTGTCTGCAGATGCTTGAACCCGAAGACAAAGCGGAATAA
- a CDS encoding nucleoside deaminase, giving the protein MQGNPIFMQKAIALATENVTSGRGGPFGAVIVRDGEMIATGANLVTATNDPTAHGEIVAIRNACTALAAFELRGCHIYTSCEPCPMCLAAIYWARCEAIFYGNCAADAAAAGFDDAYLYEELKRPISERRIPTVNLLPEQAIASFDAWRAQTGRIDY; this is encoded by the coding sequence ATGCAGGGCAACCCAATCTTCATGCAAAAAGCTATCGCTTTGGCGACGGAGAACGTAACCTCCGGTCGAGGAGGGCCGTTTGGCGCGGTCATTGTGCGCGATGGCGAGATGATCGCCACAGGTGCGAACCTTGTTACTGCGACCAACGATCCAACGGCGCATGGCGAGATTGTAGCAATCCGGAACGCGTGTACCGCACTTGCGGCCTTTGAACTGAGAGGCTGCCACATCTACACCAGCTGCGAACCGTGCCCCATGTGTCTTGCTGCAATTTACTGGGCACGCTGTGAGGCCATCTTTTATGGCAACTGTGCTGCTGACGCCGCTGCCGCTGGCTTCGACGATGCTTATCTCTATGAAGAGCTGAAACGGCCAATCAGTGAGCGCAGGATTCCGACGGTGAATTTGTTGCCGGAGCAAGCAATCGCAAGTTTTGATGCCTGGCGCGCCCAAACTGGCAGGATCGACTACTGA
- the allB gene encoding allantoinase AllB, producing MAHAYISKRIVTPLGTQDGALLVEDGKIRAICRRSDVPSDAVVIDCGNDALLPGLVDTHVHINQPGRTEWEGFRTATRAAAAGGYTTLVDMPLNCLPETTTVAALAEKRRSAKGECFVDWAPWGGAVADNQSHILPLARAGVLGFKCFLIYPGCDGFTMIDQQQLEAALPPIAESGLPLLVHAELAGPIDAARKSLANADWRSYATYLASRPDEAELEAIQLMIRLCRQYSFRLHIVHLSTALAVTEIKAARDEGLPITVETCPHYLHFSAEKIADGTTLLKCAPPIRSEQNRLALWHALRDGIIDMIVTDHSPCPPEMKRQDTGRFDQAWGGIASLSLALSIIHTECSSRGFSLEDIARWMSSAPAALAGLSHKVGTLEAGREANFIIFDTDSEFLVTANRLHYRHSVSPYMGETLRGMVKQTYLRGESIYREGTFTSTPSGREVTL from the coding sequence ATGGCACATGCCTATATCTCGAAACGCATCGTGACTCCGCTCGGCACGCAAGACGGCGCGCTCCTGGTGGAAGACGGTAAGATACGAGCCATCTGCCGCCGGTCAGACGTTCCCAGCGATGCCGTCGTTATCGACTGCGGCAACGATGCCTTGCTGCCCGGACTGGTAGACACGCACGTCCACATCAACCAGCCGGGCCGCACGGAATGGGAGGGATTTCGTACCGCTACACGCGCAGCCGCAGCCGGTGGCTACACCACTCTGGTTGATATGCCGCTGAACTGCCTCCCCGAAACCACCACCGTCGCAGCACTGGCGGAGAAACGCAGGTCCGCAAAGGGCGAGTGTTTCGTCGACTGGGCCCCGTGGGGCGGCGCAGTAGCGGACAATCAATCCCACATTCTGCCGCTCGCTCGCGCAGGGGTTCTCGGATTCAAATGTTTCCTCATCTACCCCGGTTGCGATGGCTTCACGATGATCGATCAGCAGCAGCTGGAGGCAGCTTTGCCACCCATCGCTGAGTCAGGTCTCCCTCTCTTAGTGCATGCAGAGCTCGCTGGGCCAATCGATGCTGCACGAAAGAGCCTTGCCAACGCCGACTGGCGCAGCTATGCAACCTATTTAGCGTCGCGGCCTGATGAGGCGGAGCTCGAAGCAATTCAGCTTATGATTAGGCTCTGCCGTCAATATAGCTTCCGCCTTCACATCGTTCACCTCTCAACCGCGCTGGCAGTCACAGAGATAAAGGCCGCGCGCGACGAAGGTCTTCCGATCACGGTGGAGACGTGTCCTCACTATCTCCACTTCTCCGCAGAGAAGATCGCCGACGGCACCACGCTGTTGAAGTGCGCACCGCCGATCCGAAGCGAGCAAAATCGGCTGGCGCTGTGGCATGCTCTCCGCGACGGCATCATCGACATGATCGTCACTGACCATTCCCCCTGTCCACCCGAAATGAAGCGCCAGGATACAGGCCGCTTCGACCAGGCCTGGGGAGGAATTGCCAGTCTGTCCCTCGCTCTCTCGATCATCCATACCGAGTGTTCTTCCCGCGGTTTCTCACTTGAGGACATCGCTCGCTGGATGAGTAGCGCACCGGCTGCACTCGCCGGTTTGAGTCACAAGGTTGGCACGTTGGAGGCCGGCCGCGAAGCAAACTTCATCATCTTCGACACGGACAGCGAGTTCCTCGTCACAGCCAATAGATTGCACTATCGCCACTCCGTCTCACCGTACATGGGAGAGACCCTACGCGGCATGGTTAAACAAACCTATCTCCGCGGAGAATCCATCTACCGTGAAGGCACCTTCACATCCACCCCTTCCGGCCGCGAGGTCACGTTATAG
- the uraD gene encoding 2-oxo-4-hydroxy-4-carboxy-5-ureidoimidazoline decarboxylase → MNKVLARWNSLAPATAAREALPCCGSQAWAVALASKRPFTDTAAVVDASAAVWFALPEAAWQEAFDSHPRIGQKHAQTVATKKSLQWSAQEQRAALSTDDAAKQALEEANRRYEQKFGRIFIVCATGKTPSEILSILKTRMQNDASTELHEAAEQQRQITQLRLQRWLESD, encoded by the coding sequence ATGAACAAAGTCCTTGCCCGATGGAACTCGCTCGCCCCTGCCACTGCGGCTCGTGAGGCGCTCCCATGCTGCGGCTCGCAAGCGTGGGCGGTAGCACTTGCCTCCAAGCGGCCCTTCACGGACACGGCTGCCGTGGTCGATGCATCAGCCGCTGTGTGGTTTGCTCTGCCCGAAGCAGCCTGGCAAGAGGCGTTTGACAGCCACCCCCGCATCGGGCAAAAGCACGCTCAGACTGTTGCAACCAAAAAATCTTTACAGTGGTCTGCACAGGAACAACGGGCTGCCCTATCAACGGATGACGCGGCGAAACAGGCTCTTGAAGAAGCGAACCGTCGTTATGAACAAAAATTCGGACGCATCTTCATCGTCTGTGCGACCGGAAAGACGCCGTCTGAGATTCTCTCCATCCTCAAAACGAGGATGCAGAACGACGCATCGACAGAGCTTCATGAAGCAGCTGAGCAACAACGTCAAATCACGCAACTTCGTCTTCAACGATGGCTGGAGTCCGACTGA